A genomic stretch from Mycobacterium malmoense includes:
- a CDS encoding XRE family transcriptional regulator — translation MTTDLVGDPPAHTLRADAGAAGNTSGSGAAVDSPDDLSETPGTQPHRVNRGVDGGRGADPASGGVDAARCAVISAITSRISEKRLSAAQAALILGLTGPRVTALFNGYVDTFSLDELINLLPALELTIEVVPQPQQ, via the coding sequence ATGACCACGGATCTTGTGGGTGACCCGCCAGCCCACACCTTGCGTGCCGACGCCGGCGCTGCGGGCAACACCTCGGGCTCGGGGGCGGCGGTGGACTCACCCGACGACCTGAGCGAGACGCCGGGCACACAACCCCATCGCGTCAATCGTGGTGTCGATGGGGGCCGCGGGGCTGACCCGGCCAGCGGGGGTGTTGACGCCGCCCGGTGCGCAGTGATCAGCGCGATCACCAGCCGCATCAGCGAAAAACGCTTGAGTGCAGCACAAGCCGCCCTCATCTTGGGGCTCACCGGGCCCCGAGTGACCGCTCTGTTCAACGGGTATGTCGACACTTTCAGCCTCGACGAGCTGATCAATCTGCTGCCCGCACTTGAACTGACTATTGAGGTGGTGCCCCAACCGCAGCAATGA
- a CDS encoding MerR family transcriptional regulator: protein MPNDQRPRPGRGVYAISVAAELTGLDPQTLRLYERRGLLTPARTGGGTRRYSDDDVVRLQRISALVAGGVNIAGIAQILALQDLNGELESDLSHLRSENARLRHTGPGNEHLVATRGRGARQR, encoded by the coding sequence TTGCCCAACGACCAGCGGCCACGTCCAGGGCGCGGGGTGTACGCGATCTCGGTCGCCGCCGAGCTCACCGGTCTGGATCCGCAGACCCTGCGTCTCTACGAGCGGCGCGGGTTGCTCACCCCGGCACGGACCGGCGGGGGCACCCGCCGCTACAGCGATGACGACGTGGTGCGCCTGCAGCGCATCAGTGCCCTGGTCGCCGGTGGCGTCAACATCGCCGGAATCGCCCAGATCCTGGCGTTGCAAGACCTCAACGGTGAACTCGAGTCCGACCTCAGCCACCTCAGGTCCGAAAACGCCCGCCTGCGCCACACCGGCCCGGGCAATGAACACCTGGTGGCGACTCGAGGAAGGGGAGCCCGTCAGCGATGA
- a CDS encoding MFS transporter, translating into MASQATSMLTVPIRDRAALQAVNFFMADMEAGMGPFLGVLLASRGWTTGAIGTVITLGAIVGMCTVAPAGALVDATTRKRACVIVVGLAAVAASAVILTSRQFWVVAAAQSVMCVSGAMIAPAVIGITLGLVGQAGFISQNGRNQAYNHAGNMAGAAIGGLLGWVFGYAGVFWLAAAFAVVTVLAVLRIPAGRINHHVARGEILAGEQPPVKRLRVLVKSRPLLALAAAVMLFWLGNAAMLPLYGLAVVATHANAFTTVASTVVVAQAVMIPASLAAMRIVQTHGYWLAILIAFSALPIRALVAAGVITTWGVIPVQILDGVGAGMLSVAVPGLVARILDGTGHINVGQGAIMAAQGLGGALSPVLGGFTAQIFGFSAAFVMLGGLSMGSLAIWLGFAPMLRRTGNHISLASAPVEAT; encoded by the coding sequence ATGGCCAGCCAAGCCACGTCGATGCTCACGGTGCCGATCCGGGATCGCGCCGCGCTGCAGGCGGTCAATTTTTTCATGGCGGACATGGAAGCCGGCATGGGCCCGTTCCTGGGTGTCTTGCTCGCGAGCCGCGGCTGGACCACCGGGGCGATTGGCACCGTTATCACCTTGGGTGCGATTGTCGGCATGTGCACGGTGGCGCCCGCGGGGGCGCTGGTTGATGCCACCACCCGCAAACGCGCCTGTGTGATCGTAGTCGGTCTAGCGGCCGTGGCGGCTTCGGCGGTGATTTTGACGTCGCGGCAGTTTTGGGTGGTCGCCGCCGCGCAGTCTGTTATGTGCGTTTCCGGGGCGATGATCGCCCCGGCGGTGATTGGCATCACACTGGGCCTGGTGGGCCAGGCCGGGTTTATCAGCCAAAACGGTCGCAATCAGGCGTACAACCACGCCGGCAACATGGCCGGCGCCGCGATTGGAGGTCTGCTGGGCTGGGTGTTCGGATACGCCGGAGTGTTCTGGCTTGCCGCAGCCTTTGCGGTGGTCACCGTCCTCGCGGTGTTGAGAATCCCCGCCGGTCGCATCAACCATCATGTCGCGCGCGGCGAGATCTTGGCCGGCGAGCAGCCCCCGGTCAAACGACTACGGGTGTTGGTAAAGTCCCGGCCGCTGTTGGCGCTGGCCGCCGCCGTGATGCTGTTTTGGCTGGGTAATGCGGCGATGCTGCCGCTCTACGGGCTAGCCGTTGTCGCCACCCACGCCAACGCGTTCACCACCGTGGCCAGCACCGTCGTGGTGGCACAGGCCGTGATGATCCCCGCATCCCTGGCGGCCATGAGGATTGTGCAAACTCATGGCTACTGGCTAGCCATTCTGATCGCGTTCAGCGCCTTACCCATCCGCGCGCTCGTCGCCGCCGGAGTCATCACGACCTGGGGAGTGATACCGGTGCAAATCCTCGACGGCGTCGGGGCGGGCATGTTGTCCGTAGCGGTGCCCGGGCTGGTGGCCCGCATCCTCGACGGCACCGGCCACATCAACGTCGGCCAAGGCGCGATCATGGCCGCCCAAGGACTTGGGGGAGCTCTCAGCCCGGTGCTCGGCGGGTTCACCGCCCAAATATTTGGTTTTTCAGCGGCTTTCGTGATGCTTGGCGGATTGTCGATGGGATCGCTGGCCATCTGGCTCGGGTTCGCGCCCATGCTGCGTCGCACCGGCAACCACATCTCACTGGCCTCTGCCCCCGTCGAGGCGACGTGA
- a CDS encoding Hsp20/alpha crystallin family protein: MLRFDPFTDFDALVRDVLAGPVGSSRGPRFMPMDLCKIDDHYVLTADLPGVDPGSIDVSVDNGTLTVSARRTARSEESVQWLTAERFFGEYRRHLWLGEGIDASVISATYENGVLTVSIPLAEGAKPRRIEVAHGAAPHVIEGQVVQSPTETA; encoded by the coding sequence GTGTTGCGTTTCGATCCGTTCACTGATTTCGACGCTCTGGTGCGTGACGTGCTGGCCGGGCCGGTCGGGTCGAGCCGCGGTCCTCGGTTCATGCCGATGGACTTGTGCAAGATCGACGACCACTATGTGCTGACCGCCGATTTGCCCGGGGTCGATCCGGGGTCGATCGACGTCAGCGTGGACAACGGCACCCTGACGGTGTCGGCGCGGCGCACCGCCCGCTCCGAGGAATCGGTGCAGTGGCTGACCGCCGAACGGTTCTTCGGCGAATACCGTCGGCATCTGTGGCTGGGAGAGGGCATCGACGCCTCAGTGATCAGCGCGACGTACGAAAACGGGGTGCTCACCGTCAGCATCCCGCTGGCCGAAGGGGCCAAGCCGCGCCGCATCGAGGTCGCCCACGGCGCGGCACCACACGTCATCGAAGGCCAAGTCGTGCAATCACCCACAGAAACCGCCTAG
- a CDS encoding amylo-alpha-1,6-glucosidase codes for MSDAPAAFNTSAPARLGAGADTVTLVEGSTFCLSDCLGDVVAGRAHGLFFRDARVLSRWELRVDGQPPEPLSVQPSAGFAAQFVLRRAPRGGQADSTLLLVRERLVADGLRETISVENLDHEPTVVVLQLHVDADFADLFAVKEGRAARGGAEVAAIDGELVLLEWGDRVRGLRVTASGEPVVAPGWLTWRVVVAAGQRWHTEILAEPTWANNTVRTRFRRGENLQSSAPARKLEAWRHTATTVEAGHRVLTEVLRQTESDLGALLMHDESGQGRSFVAAGAPWFMTLFGRDSLLTAWMALPLDVGLSVGTLQQLAAVQGRRVDLITEEEPGRIMHEIRRGPASTDVLGGAVYYGSVDATVLFVMLLAEAWRWGADPSVVRSLLPAADAALSWAQRYGDRDGDGFIEYQRATDRGLINQGWKDSFDGINDATGRTAEPPIALCEVQGYHYAALLARAELAEAFDDPTGAGQLRERAQALRTRFLEAFWLPQRGWYAVALDRRKQPVDALTSNVAHCLWTGIATDEHAATLVKHLASGEMDSGFGLRTLATTMGAYNPMSYHNGAIWPHDTAIAVAGLLRYPHVREAHVLAHRLANGLLDAADAFGTRLPELYCGFPRSQFGSPIPYPTSCSPQAWSSAAPVLLLRSLLGLEPHVPARQIAVTPHLPEAWGRVVLTDLRLGDASIDLEAEGDTVKIHRMPEDWQLLSSSA; via the coding sequence ATGAGTGACGCGCCCGCGGCGTTCAACACCAGTGCGCCGGCGCGTCTGGGGGCCGGCGCTGACACCGTCACCCTGGTGGAGGGGTCGACGTTTTGCCTGTCCGATTGTCTCGGCGACGTGGTCGCGGGCCGCGCGCATGGGTTGTTCTTCCGCGACGCGCGGGTGTTGTCTCGGTGGGAGCTTCGGGTCGACGGCCAGCCGCCCGAACCGCTGTCGGTGCAGCCGTCGGCGGGGTTTGCCGCGCAATTCGTGTTGCGCCGCGCCCCGCGCGGCGGCCAGGCCGACAGCACACTTCTGCTGGTTCGGGAGCGGCTGGTGGCCGACGGGTTGCGCGAGACCATCTCGGTGGAAAACCTCGACCACGAACCCACCGTGGTGGTGTTGCAGTTGCACGTCGACGCCGATTTCGCGGACCTATTCGCCGTCAAGGAGGGCCGCGCGGCGCGCGGTGGCGCCGAGGTGGCCGCCATCGACGGTGAACTGGTGCTGTTGGAGTGGGGCGATCGGGTCCGCGGCCTGCGGGTGACCGCCTCGGGGGAGCCGGTGGTGGCACCGGGGTGGCTGACCTGGCGGGTGGTGGTGGCTGCCGGCCAGCGCTGGCACACCGAGATCCTCGCCGAGCCGACGTGGGCCAACAACACCGTGCGAACCCGATTCCGTCGCGGCGAGAACCTGCAGTCCAGTGCCCCGGCGCGCAAACTGGAGGCCTGGCGGCACACCGCGACCACCGTGGAGGCGGGTCATCGCGTGCTCACCGAGGTGCTGCGGCAAACCGAAAGCGACCTGGGCGCGCTGCTGATGCATGACGAGAGCGGTCAGGGTCGTTCGTTCGTGGCCGCCGGAGCGCCCTGGTTCATGACGTTGTTCGGCCGCGACAGCCTGCTGACCGCGTGGATGGCGTTGCCGCTGGACGTCGGATTGTCGGTGGGCACCTTGCAGCAGCTTGCCGCGGTGCAGGGCCGGCGGGTGGACCTGATCACCGAGGAAGAGCCGGGGCGGATCATGCATGAGATCCGCCGCGGCCCGGCCAGCACCGACGTGCTGGGTGGCGCCGTCTACTACGGGTCGGTCGACGCCACCGTGCTGTTTGTGATGCTGTTGGCCGAAGCGTGGCGGTGGGGCGCCGACCCGTCAGTGGTACGCTCGCTGCTGCCGGCCGCTGATGCGGCGCTGTCGTGGGCCCAGCGTTACGGCGATCGTGATGGTGACGGGTTTATCGAGTACCAGCGCGCCACCGACCGTGGCCTGATCAACCAGGGCTGGAAAGACAGCTTCGATGGCATCAACGACGCCACCGGCCGCACCGCCGAGCCGCCGATCGCGCTGTGCGAGGTGCAGGGCTATCACTACGCGGCCCTGCTGGCGCGCGCCGAGCTGGCCGAGGCATTCGACGACCCCACGGGAGCCGGGCAGCTGCGCGAGCGCGCCCAGGCGTTGCGCACGCGGTTCCTCGAGGCGTTCTGGTTGCCGCAGCGCGGCTGGTACGCGGTGGCCCTGGACCGGCGCAAACAGCCCGTCGATGCGTTGACCAGCAACGTCGCGCACTGCCTATGGACCGGTATCGCCACCGATGAGCACGCCGCAACGCTGGTCAAACACCTGGCATCCGGTGAGATGGATAGCGGGTTCGGGCTGCGCACCCTGGCCACCACGATGGGCGCTTACAACCCGATGAGCTACCACAACGGCGCCATCTGGCCGCACGACACCGCGATCGCGGTGGCCGGGCTGCTGCGCTACCCGCATGTGCGCGAAGCCCACGTCCTAGCCCACCGGTTGGCTAACGGCCTGCTGGATGCCGCCGACGCGTTCGGCACCCGGCTGCCTGAGCTGTACTGCGGATTTCCCCGGTCGCAGTTCGGTTCACCGATCCCGTACCCCACCTCGTGCTCACCGCAAGCCTGGTCCAGCGCCGCGCCGGTCCTGCTGCTCAGATCGTTGCTGGGACTCGAACCGCACGTGCCGGCGCGCCAGATAGCGGTCACACCGCATCTGCCCGAGGCGTGGGGCCGCGTCGTGCTGACCGACCTGCGCCTGGGAGACGCCAGCATCGATCTGGAAGCCGAGGGTGACACGGTCAAAATACATCGGATGCCCGAGGACTGGCAGCTGCTCAGCTCCTCAGCATGA
- a CDS encoding glycosyltransferase family 4 protein: MRSIDFVQGVSTHSRPDGRARRLRIVQVAPPYFDVPPKGYGGVEAVLADLVDALVARGHEVTVLGAGESGTAARFVSLWDRTIPDRLGEPYPEVMHALKVRNAVADLAADQGVDIVHDHTFAGVLNVPVYRGLGLTTVVTVHGPIDADLYPYYRGLGADVALVAISDRQRELAPDLNWVGRVHNALEVEQWPFETDKGDYALFLGRFAPYKGAHLAVQAAHEAGVPLVLAGKCSEASEKAYFDQRVRPLLTGSDHVFGEADAVSKRKLLAGARCLLFPVQWEEPFGIVMIEAMACGTPVVALRGGAVAEVLIDGVTGVICEQPAELPAAIERAGSLDPHACRRHVAANFDVAQLGSGYERIYRRLLYGEEITRAASNPISRRRESTDEMVTA, encoded by the coding sequence GTGCGCAGCATCGATTTCGTGCAGGGTGTGTCGACGCATTCTCGGCCCGATGGTCGGGCCCGGCGGTTGCGGATTGTGCAGGTGGCGCCGCCGTATTTCGACGTTCCGCCGAAGGGCTATGGGGGTGTGGAGGCGGTGCTTGCTGATCTTGTGGATGCTTTGGTTGCTCGTGGGCATGAGGTGACGGTGTTGGGGGCTGGTGAGTCGGGCACGGCGGCGCGGTTTGTGTCGTTGTGGGATCGCACGATTCCGGATCGGCTTGGTGAGCCCTATCCGGAGGTCATGCATGCATTGAAGGTTCGTAACGCCGTCGCGGACCTCGCGGCGGATCAGGGCGTCGATATCGTGCACGATCACACCTTTGCCGGTGTGCTCAACGTGCCCGTCTACCGGGGGCTGGGCTTGACGACGGTGGTGACGGTGCACGGCCCCATTGATGCCGATCTGTACCCGTACTATCGCGGATTGGGTGCAGACGTGGCGTTGGTGGCGATCAGCGATCGCCAGCGCGAATTGGCCCCGGACCTGAATTGGGTTGGGCGCGTGCATAACGCGCTGGAGGTCGAGCAGTGGCCGTTTGAAACCGACAAGGGCGACTATGCGTTGTTCTTGGGCCGTTTCGCCCCGTATAAGGGTGCGCACCTGGCCGTGCAGGCCGCCCACGAGGCGGGCGTGCCGCTGGTGTTGGCGGGCAAGTGCTCGGAAGCGTCGGAGAAGGCCTACTTCGATCAGCGGGTGCGTCCGCTGCTGACCGGCAGCGATCACGTGTTCGGTGAGGCTGACGCGGTCAGCAAGCGCAAGCTGCTCGCCGGTGCGCGGTGTTTACTGTTTCCGGTTCAGTGGGAGGAACCGTTTGGGATCGTGATGATCGAGGCGATGGCCTGTGGCACGCCAGTGGTGGCGTTGCGCGGCGGAGCGGTGGCTGAGGTTCTCATCGATGGAGTCACCGGTGTGATTTGTGAGCAGCCGGCTGAGCTGCCGGCCGCGATCGAGCGGGCGGGCAGTCTTGACCCGCACGCGTGTCGTCGGCATGTCGCGGCGAACTTCGATGTGGCGCAGTTGGGTTCGGGCTACGAGCGGATCTATCGCCGGCTGCTGTACGGCGAAGAGATTACTCGGGCGGCGAGCAACCCGATATCCCGGCGGCGTGAGTCGACGGATGAGATGGTCACCGCATGA